In a genomic window of Mucilaginibacter sp. KACC 22063:
- the groL gene encoding chaperonin GroEL (60 kDa chaperone family; promotes refolding of misfolded polypeptides especially under stressful conditions; forms two stacked rings of heptamers to form a barrel-shaped 14mer; ends can be capped by GroES; misfolded proteins enter the barrel where they are refolded when GroES binds), giving the protein MAKQVKYNVEARDALKRGVDILANAVKVTLGPKGRNVIIDKKFGSPAITKDGVTVAKEIELKDALENMGAQMVKEVASKTADIAGDGTTTATVLAQAIVTAGIKNVAAGANPMDLKRGIDKAVSVVVKNLQEQSQTVGEDNNKIKQVASISANNDEVIGSLIADAMGKVGKDGVITVEEAKGTETEVKTVEGMQFDRGYLSPYFVTNADKMEADLDNPYILIYDKKISSMKELLPILEKQVQTGKPLLIIAEDLDGEALATLVVNKIRGSLKVAAVKAPGFGDRRKAMLEDIAILTGGTVISEERGYKLENADLSYLGTAEKVIVDKDNTTVINGAGSADEIKARVNQIKAQIETTTSDYDREKLQERLAKLAGGVAVLYVGAATEVEMKEKKDRVDDALHATRAAVEEGIVAGGGVAFIRAVEALSSIKGENEDENTGIQIIRRAIEEPLRQICENAGIEGSIVVQKVKEGTADFGYNARTGNYENLIGAGVIDPTKVSRVALENAASIAAMLLTTECVLADDPEDAPAGAGAPPMGGMGGMM; this is encoded by the coding sequence ATGGCAAAACAAGTTAAATACAACGTGGAAGCACGTGACGCACTGAAACGTGGCGTTGATATCTTAGCAAATGCGGTTAAGGTAACTTTAGGTCCTAAAGGACGTAACGTAATTATCGATAAAAAATTTGGTTCACCAGCCATCACTAAAGATGGTGTTACTGTTGCTAAAGAAATCGAATTAAAAGATGCTTTAGAAAACATGGGTGCACAAATGGTGAAAGAAGTGGCATCAAAAACTGCTGATATTGCAGGTGACGGTACTACTACTGCTACTGTATTGGCACAGGCTATTGTAACTGCTGGTATTAAAAACGTTGCTGCCGGTGCAAATCCAATGGATTTAAAACGCGGTATTGACAAAGCAGTTAGCGTGGTTGTTAAAAACTTACAGGAGCAATCTCAAACTGTAGGCGAAGACAACAACAAGATCAAACAAGTTGCATCAATTTCTGCCAATAACGACGAAGTTATCGGTTCATTAATTGCTGATGCAATGGGTAAAGTTGGTAAAGACGGTGTAATTACCGTAGAAGAAGCAAAAGGTACTGAAACTGAAGTTAAAACTGTAGAAGGTATGCAGTTTGACCGTGGTTACCTTTCTCCATACTTCGTAACCAATGCTGATAAAATGGAAGCTGATCTGGATAACCCATACATCCTGATCTATGACAAAAAGATCTCTTCAATGAAAGAGTTGCTTCCAATCCTTGAAAAACAAGTACAAACAGGCAAACCATTATTAATTATTGCTGAAGATTTAGACGGTGAAGCATTAGCTACATTAGTAGTTAACAAAATCCGTGGTTCACTGAAAGTTGCTGCTGTTAAAGCACCAGGTTTCGGCGATCGTCGTAAAGCAATGTTAGAGGATATCGCTATCCTTACAGGTGGTACTGTGATCTCTGAAGAAAGAGGTTATAAGTTAGAAAACGCTGACCTTTCTTACTTAGGTACTGCTGAGAAAGTAATTGTTGATAAAGACAATACCACCGTGATCAACGGTGCTGGTTCTGCCGACGAGATTAAAGCTCGTGTTAACCAGATCAAAGCGCAAATCGAAACTACAACTTCCGATTACGACCGCGAAAAACTTCAAGAGCGTTTAGCTAAGTTAGCAGGTGGTGTGGCTGTACTTTATGTAGGTGCTGCTACCGAAGTTGAAATGAAAGAGAAAAAAGACCGTGTTGACGACGCTTTACACGCTACACGTGCCGCTGTTGAAGAAGGTATCGTAGCTGGTGGTGGTGTTGCTTTCATCCGTGCGGTTGAAGCTTTATCAAGCATCAAAGGCGAGAACGAAGACGAAAACACTGGTATCCAGATCATCCGTCGTGCTATCGAAGAGCCACTTCGCCAGATCTGCGAAAACGCAGGTATCGAAGGTTCTATCGTAGTACAAAAAGTTAAAGAAGGTACTGCTGATTTTGGTTACAACGCACGTACAGGTAACTATGAAAACCTAATCGGTGCTGGTGTTATCGACCCTACTAAAGTATCACGCGTAGCTTTAGAAAATGCAGCTTCAATTGCAGCCATGTTGTTAACAACTGAGTGTGTATTAGCTGACGATCCGGAAGATGCTCCTGCAGGCGCTGGTGCCCCTCCAATGGGTGGCATGGGCGGCATGATGTAA
- a CDS encoding pyridoxal phosphate-dependent aminotransferase, producing MSTSLLAQTLKGSEIIKIGNEINELKRQGQKIANLTIGDFDANIYPIPAELKQGIIDAYNDNQTNYPPADGVATLRQEVSAFLEKSFGLDYPASDILIASGSRPLIYSTFLALIDKGDKVVYPVPSWNNNHYCHLLGAEEVQVVTKAEHNFMPTADDLRPHLKGATLLALCSPLNPTGTMFDKKDLEEICDLVIAENESRGAGEKPLYIMYDQIYSQLTFNKEHVNPVSLHPELKDYTIYIDGISKCLAATGVRVGWGFGPSKIIGQMRSIVGHMGAWAPKAEQVATAEYIKDEAPLNEYLGNFKNRIQSSLNTLYQGFQQLKSEGFNVDAIEPMGAIYLTVKVDYAGKTTPTGEVLNSSADINFYLIKEAKVALVPFSAFGTDDSSVWFRASVGTCTLEDIQEMIPRIRQALSNLK from the coding sequence ATGAGCACATCACTGCTTGCCCAAACCTTAAAGGGTTCTGAGATCATCAAGATCGGCAATGAGATTAACGAGTTAAAAAGACAAGGCCAAAAAATTGCCAATCTTACCATCGGCGATTTTGATGCAAACATTTATCCAATACCTGCCGAACTAAAGCAGGGCATTATTGATGCCTATAACGATAACCAGACCAACTATCCGCCGGCTGATGGTGTTGCCACTCTGCGTCAGGAAGTGTCTGCTTTTTTAGAAAAAAGTTTTGGGCTTGATTACCCGGCAAGTGATATTCTAATTGCCAGCGGATCCCGCCCATTGATATACTCTACTTTCTTAGCACTGATTGATAAAGGCGACAAAGTAGTGTACCCTGTACCGTCATGGAACAACAACCACTATTGTCATTTGCTTGGCGCCGAAGAAGTGCAGGTAGTAACCAAAGCAGAGCATAATTTTATGCCTACAGCTGATGATCTGCGCCCGCATTTAAAAGGCGCTACCTTGCTGGCACTATGCTCGCCGCTTAACCCTACCGGCACCATGTTCGATAAAAAGGACCTGGAAGAAATTTGCGACCTGGTAATTGCAGAAAATGAATCGCGCGGTGCAGGCGAGAAGCCATTGTACATTATGTACGATCAGATCTATTCTCAGCTTACATTTAATAAAGAGCATGTTAACCCGGTTAGCCTTCACCCTGAGCTGAAAGATTACACCATTTATATCGACGGTATTTCTAAATGCCTTGCCGCAACGGGCGTACGTGTAGGCTGGGGATTTGGACCATCAAAAATTATTGGCCAAATGCGTTCTATAGTTGGCCACATGGGCGCATGGGCACCAAAAGCAGAGCAAGTTGCCACTGCAGAATACATTAAAGATGAAGCGCCGCTTAATGAATACTTAGGCAATTTTAAAAACCGCATACAAAGCAGCTTAAATACGCTTTACCAGGGCTTTCAACAATTAAAGTCAGAAGGCTTTAACGTTGATGCCATTGAACCAATGGGTGCTATTTACTTAACTGTAAAAGTTGACTATGCCGGTAAAACTACGCCTACCGGTGAGGTTTTAAATTCGTCAGCTGATATCAACTTTTACCTTATCAAAGAAGCCAAGGTAGCCTTAGTGCCGTTTTCGGCTTTCGGTACGGATGATTCGTCAGTTTGGTTCAGGGCTTCTGTTGGCACCTGCACTCTGGAAGATATACAGGAAATGATACCACGTATCAGGCAAGCATTAAGCAACCTTAAATAA
- a CDS encoding acyl-CoA desaturase produces the protein MYILIFFLAHWFLSLFFQTFFLHRYASHKMFTTNKFFERTFHVMTFICQGSSFLNPRAYAIMHREHHAYSDTEKDPHSPHFFKDVIQMMWHTVQSFREHERRLKEPEARFKGNYPEWHLLDYYGSTFASRIIWGLLYIAFYVAFATQWWMYLLLPIHFMMGPIHGAIVNWCGHKYGYANFDNNDKSKNTTPFDFLMLGELFQNNHHKHPNKANFATRWFEFDPVYPVMKVMHWARIIKLRKPTLA, from the coding sequence GTGTATATTTTAATATTCTTTCTCGCCCATTGGTTCCTGTCGTTGTTCTTTCAAACATTCTTTTTGCACCGCTACGCGTCGCATAAAATGTTTACTACCAACAAGTTTTTTGAGCGGACGTTCCACGTCATGACCTTCATTTGCCAGGGATCATCATTTCTAAACCCGCGTGCCTATGCAATTATGCACCGTGAGCACCATGCCTACAGCGATACCGAAAAAGACCCGCATTCACCACACTTCTTTAAGGATGTGATACAGATGATGTGGCATACGGTACAAAGTTTCCGCGAGCACGAGCGTCGCTTAAAAGAGCCGGAAGCACGTTTCAAAGGCAATTATCCTGAATGGCACCTGCTTGATTATTACGGATCAACATTTGCATCGCGCATTATATGGGGCTTGCTTTATATTGCCTTTTATGTAGCCTTTGCTACACAATGGTGGATGTACCTGCTATTACCTATTCATTTTATGATGGGCCCTATCCACGGTGCAATTGTAAACTGGTGCGGTCATAAATACGGCTATGCTAACTTTGACAACAACGACAAATCAAAAAATACTACTCCGTTTGACTTTCTGATGCTTGGCGAATTATTTCAGAATAATCACCACAAGCACCCTAATAAAGCTAACTTTGCTACACGTTGGTTCGAGTTTGACCCTGTATACCCTGTGATGAAAGTGATGCACTGGGCACGCATTATTAAACTGCGCAAACCAACTTTAGCTTAG
- a CDS encoding ferritin-like domain-containing protein has translation METLEKTVETLNDLIEINNSRTEGFEKAIADLGEGDADLKSLFQEYAQQSRKNTQELTAAIAATGHDYEKGGTASGAIHRAWIDVKALFTGNDRAAILSECERGEDAIKKAYETALTEGELAGEASTIVSSQAQDIRAAHDRIKLLRDSAK, from the coding sequence ATGGAAACCTTAGAAAAAACAGTAGAAACATTAAACGATTTAATAGAGATCAATAACTCACGTACTGAGGGTTTTGAAAAAGCAATTGCTGACCTTGGAGAAGGCGATGCAGATTTAAAATCACTGTTTCAGGAATATGCACAACAAAGCCGTAAAAATACGCAGGAATTAACTGCAGCTATCGCAGCTACAGGCCATGATTACGAAAAAGGCGGCACAGCAAGCGGCGCAATTCACCGTGCATGGATTGATGTAAAAGCTTTATTTACCGGCAATGATCGTGCAGCTATATTATCAGAATGTGAGCGCGGCGAGGATGCTATTAAAAAAGCATACGAAACTGCCTTAACCGAAGGTGAACTTGCAGGTGAGGCTTCAACCATCGTATCAAGCCAGGCACAGGATATCCGTGCAGCACATGACCGTATCAAATTATTACGCGATAGCGCTAAATAA
- a CDS encoding LLM class flavin-dependent oxidoreductase, whose translation METKKLKLSVLDQSPVRKGVSAEQAVQETIALAKYTDELGYHRYWVAEHHNTSSLAGSTPEVLLGNLAAQTKNIRIGSGGVMMPNHSALKVAENFRMLEALAPGRIDLGMGRAPGTDRLTASVLNPANKFSEKDFVEQLYDLQNYFHDSNEPGTINEKVKAIPMVKTVPHMWLLSSSGQSGIFAAHFGMGFSFAHFINPYGGPEAVKVYRERFKPSEDLKQPLVNMAIFAFCSEDEEKIHQHQALMDYRFLSLEKGMGLVPVSYDDIKEVTYNLVEQERVRYNRKRVIAGNPEQMKAKIEQLAADYDVDEIVLVTITESFEDRLLSYKLLNDVLLT comes from the coding sequence ATGGAAACTAAAAAATTAAAACTGAGTGTACTGGATCAGTCGCCTGTGCGAAAAGGCGTAAGCGCCGAGCAGGCTGTACAGGAAACCATTGCATTAGCAAAATATACCGACGAGTTAGGCTATCACCGCTATTGGGTGGCTGAACATCATAACACCAGCAGCCTTGCAGGCTCTACACCCGAGGTGCTTTTGGGTAATCTGGCAGCGCAAACCAAGAATATACGTATAGGGTCAGGCGGCGTAATGATGCCTAATCATAGTGCATTAAAGGTTGCTGAGAATTTCAGGATGTTGGAAGCCCTGGCCCCCGGCCGTATTGACTTAGGTATGGGCCGTGCGCCTGGTACTGACCGCTTAACTGCTTCGGTTCTTAACCCAGCGAACAAGTTTAGCGAAAAAGATTTTGTGGAGCAGTTATATGATCTGCAAAACTATTTTCATGATAGTAACGAGCCGGGCACCATTAATGAAAAAGTGAAAGCTATCCCGATGGTGAAAACTGTACCGCATATGTGGCTATTAAGCAGCAGCGGCCAAAGCGGAATATTTGCTGCACACTTTGGCATGGGCTTTTCCTTTGCGCATTTTATTAATCCTTATGGCGGCCCTGAGGCTGTAAAAGTTTACAGGGAAAGGTTTAAGCCCTCAGAAGATCTTAAACAGCCACTTGTTAACATGGCTATTTTTGCGTTTTGCTCTGAAGATGAAGAAAAGATCCATCAGCATCAGGCATTGATGGACTATCGCTTTTTAAGCCTGGAAAAGGGCATGGGATTGGTCCCTGTTTCTTATGATGACATTAAGGAGGTGACCTATAATCTGGTTGAGCAAGAACGTGTGCGTTACAACAGGAAAAGAGTAATTGCAGGTAATCCTGAACAGATGAAAGCAAAAATAGAACAGCTTGCTGCGGATTATGATGTGGATGAAATAGTTTTAGTTACCATCACAGAATCTTTTGAGGATCGTTTACTGTCATACAAGTTGTTAAACGACGTTTTATTAACCTAA
- a CDS encoding DUF4142 domain-containing protein, producing MKNLSVCAIALGMFALQACNNGAKNDSTANADSANNAKDTSTTSRLAVNTDDSNFAVEAASGGLAEVELGKLAQTKATNAQVKEFGTMMVDDHTAANNELMELAKLKNISLPSVPGEDEQKVKDDLVQKSGKDFDKAYVDAMIDDHKKDIKLFSDEMKSAKDPDIKAFASKTLPVLQKHLDHIQKIHDSMK from the coding sequence ATGAAAAATTTAAGTGTATGTGCAATTGCTTTAGGCATGTTTGCCTTGCAGGCTTGCAACAACGGTGCAAAAAACGATAGTACGGCTAATGCCGATAGTGCAAATAACGCTAAGGATACCTCAACTACTTCAAGGCTGGCGGTTAATACCGACGACTCTAACTTTGCTGTTGAAGCAGCAAGCGGTGGTTTAGCTGAAGTAGAATTAGGTAAGCTGGCGCAGACAAAAGCAACCAACGCACAGGTAAAAGAATTTGGTACCATGATGGTGGATGATCACACTGCGGCAAATAACGAGCTGATGGAACTGGCAAAACTGAAGAACATATCATTACCAAGCGTTCCGGGTGAAGATGAGCAAAAAGTGAAAGACGACCTTGTACAGAAATCAGGAAAAGATTTTGACAAGGCTTATGTTGATGCCATGATCGATGATCATAAAAAGGACATCAAATTATTTAGTGATGAGATGAAAAGTGCGAAAGATCCTGATATCAAAGCCTTTGCTTCTAAAACACTACCGGTATTGCAAAAGCACCTGGATCACATTCAAAAAATTCACGATAGTATGAAGTAA
- a CDS encoding Gfo/Idh/MocA family protein produces the protein MSDTITAGLLAYGMSGRIFHAPFLSTNPHFKLKAVVERHEKKAAQRYPDIVSYNHSFELLNDPEIELVVINTPNHTHYQLTKEALEAGKHVLLEKPAAPTAEQVKALFDLSRETGKKLMIYQNRRYDSGFRSVREIIESGRLGELIEVHFRYDRYRLPIGQKVFKESSGYVANGLTYDLGPHLLDQAIALFGKPLSFNKVTSTHRPNSQVDDYFSYQLNYPNGLNVFLTASLLVAEPSPAYIVHGTVGSYIKGQHDTQEKQLDSGMLPTDENYGVEAAGSEGKLVIMGVDNQKEISYVPSLKGNYNDIFDAAYNTIRHDALFPITEEQIAWQMEMLEA, from the coding sequence ATGAGTGATACCATAACCGCCGGGCTTTTAGCCTACGGCATGTCCGGAAGAATATTTCATGCTCCCTTCCTTAGTACTAATCCACATTTTAAATTGAAGGCCGTTGTTGAACGCCACGAAAAAAAGGCGGCGCAGCGCTATCCTGATATTGTAAGCTATAACCATAGTTTCGAATTGCTGAATGATCCGGAGATTGAACTGGTGGTTATCAATACGCCTAACCATACTCATTATCAATTAACCAAAGAAGCCCTGGAAGCCGGCAAGCATGTCCTGCTGGAAAAGCCTGCTGCACCAACAGCCGAGCAGGTAAAGGCATTATTTGATTTAAGTAGGGAAACCGGCAAAAAGCTGATGATCTATCAAAATCGCCGTTATGATAGCGGGTTCAGGTCGGTACGCGAAATAATTGAAAGCGGCCGCCTTGGTGAGTTGATAGAAGTACATTTCAGGTATGACCGTTACCGACTGCCCATTGGCCAGAAGGTATTTAAAGAAAGCAGCGGTTATGTAGCAAATGGGCTTACTTATGATTTAGGGCCGCATTTGCTTGACCAGGCAATAGCCTTATTTGGCAAACCTTTAAGCTTTAATAAGGTGACCTCTACCCATAGGCCAAACTCGCAGGTGGATGATTACTTTAGTTACCAGCTAAATTATCCTAACGGATTAAATGTGTTTCTAACGGCAAGTCTGCTTGTTGCGGAGCCATCACCGGCATATATTGTACACGGAACAGTAGGTAGTTATATCAAAGGTCAGCACGATACGCAGGAAAAACAGTTAGACAGCGGCATGCTGCCAACAGATGAAAATTATGGCGTTGAAGCAGCAGGCAGCGAAGGTAAACTGGTAATAATGGGTGTGGATAATCAGAAAGAAATCAGCTATGTGCCTTCTTTAAAAGGTAATTATAATGATATATTTGATGCAGCCTACAACACCATAAGGCATGATGCGTTATTCCCAATAACCGAAGAGCAGATTGCCTGGCAAATGGAAATGCTGGAGGCCTGA
- a CDS encoding TlpA family protein disulfide reductase, with protein MKKLLSLFVLVILASCIRAQDKGIENLPMYHIVNQDSVKMTSSNLKKNKPVMIIYFSPDCGHCQHLMYEMKPKLNKISNVQIVMITFTPYVMVKDFYKSFGLKAYPNITVGTEGYTYEMQQYFHVKTTPFIAIYNKSGHLVKAYEKVPDIDDLIAAAQKA; from the coding sequence ATGAAAAAACTACTTAGCTTATTTGTACTGGTGATATTGGCCAGTTGTATCCGTGCGCAGGATAAAGGTATTGAGAACCTGCCCATGTACCATATTGTGAACCAGGATAGCGTTAAGATGACATCATCCAACTTGAAAAAGAACAAGCCGGTGATGATCATTTATTTTTCGCCAGACTGCGGCCACTGCCAACACCTGATGTATGAAATGAAACCGAAGCTTAATAAAATAAGCAACGTTCAGATTGTAATGATCACTTTTACACCTTATGTAATGGTAAAGGATTTTTATAAAAGTTTTGGCTTAAAGGCTTATCCAAATATTACTGTAGGTACAGAAGGTTACACTTACGAAATGCAGCAATATTTCCATGTGAAAACAACGCCATTTATTGCGATATACAATAAGAGCGGTCACCTGGTTAAGGCTTACGAAAAAGTGCCGGATATTGACGACCTGATAGCCGCAGCACAAAAGGCATAA
- a CDS encoding peroxiredoxin family protein — MKFKSLILLTGLLITGHSFAQNKLSNGMWRGVLHQGNNELPFNFTVKDTAGHKQIAIINGNEHFKVNDVKVKGDSVFIQMPLFDSEFKLAFEGKGLKGSWIKHLGERDAATPFTAEPGVSYRFKATEAPKYNVGGRWSAIIGIDHPDTTVAEFKQTGAKVTGTFLTTTGDYRFLEGTVDGDKLYLSCFDGGHAFLFTATLKDDHTLTDGLFGRTPWHAVKDENAKLPDAYTLTALKPGYEKLDFSFPDLNGKKISLSDSRFKNKVVIIEIMGSWCPNCMDQTAYLVQYYKKYHPKGVEVVDLAYERTTDFNKSKASLLKEKEHFNIPYPILVTGYSSKPAEVSKSLPAIANFFSFPTTLIIDKKGNVRKIYTGFSGPGTGEHYTEFVNQFEKITDDLLAEK, encoded by the coding sequence ATGAAATTTAAAAGCTTAATACTACTTACCGGGTTGCTTATAACCGGCCATAGCTTTGCACAAAATAAATTGAGCAATGGCATGTGGCGTGGTGTATTGCACCAGGGAAATAACGAGTTGCCCTTTAACTTTACCGTTAAGGATACCGCAGGGCACAAGCAAATTGCCATTATAAACGGCAACGAGCACTTTAAGGTAAACGATGTAAAAGTTAAAGGCGACTCGGTGTTTATACAAATGCCGCTTTTTGATTCTGAGTTTAAGCTGGCGTTTGAAGGCAAAGGCTTAAAAGGTAGCTGGATCAAGCACCTTGGCGAACGCGATGCTGCTACTCCGTTTACTGCTGAACCGGGTGTGAGCTATCGTTTTAAAGCAACTGAAGCTCCTAAATATAATGTTGGTGGAAGATGGTCTGCCATTATAGGTATTGATCACCCCGACACTACTGTTGCAGAATTTAAACAAACGGGAGCAAAGGTTACAGGTACGTTTTTAACTACCACCGGCGATTACCGCTTTTTAGAAGGCACAGTTGATGGCGACAAACTTTACCTATCGTGCTTTGATGGTGGGCACGCCTTTTTATTTACTGCCACATTAAAGGATGACCATACTTTAACCGATGGTCTATTCGGCCGTACACCGTGGCATGCTGTAAAAGACGAGAATGCAAAACTGCCAGATGCGTATACACTTACCGCCTTAAAGCCAGGTTACGAAAAGCTGGATTTTTCATTTCCTGATCTTAACGGCAAAAAGATATCGCTAAGTGACAGCCGCTTTAAAAACAAAGTGGTGATTATTGAAATAATGGGATCATGGTGTCCTAACTGTATGGACCAAACCGCTTACCTGGTGCAGTATTATAAAAAATACCATCCAAAAGGTGTTGAGGTAGTTGATCTGGCTTATGAGCGTACCACAGATTTTAATAAATCAAAAGCATCGTTACTAAAAGAGAAAGAACACTTTAACATTCCTTATCCGATACTGGTAACGGGATATTCAAGCAAACCTGCTGAAGTTTCTAAAAGCCTGCCAGCAATCGCTAACTTTTTCTCGTTCCCTACCACATTAATTATTGACAAGAAAGGCAATGTACGCAAGATATATACCGGCTTTAGCGGCCCCGGCACAGGCGAACATTATACAGAGTTTGTAAATCAGTTTGAGAAAATAACTGATGATCTGTTAGCTGAAAAGTAA
- a CDS encoding acyl-CoA dehydrogenase, which produces MNFEFTEEQLMIRQAARDFAQNVLKPGVIERDEHQKFPAEEIKQLGELGFLGMMVSLQYGGGGMDAISYVLAMEELSKVDASASVVVSVNNSLVCYGLEQYGTEQQKEKYLVPLAKGEKIGAFCLSEPEAGSDATSQHTTAIDMGDHYLLNGTKNWITNGGSASTYIVIAQTDTAKEHKGINAFIVEKGMPGFTVGPKENKMGIRGSDTHSLMFSDVKVPKENRIGEDGFGFSFAMKTLEGGRIGIAAQALGIAAGAYELALQYSKERKTFGKPIAEHQAIQFKLADMATEIEAARLLCLRAAWLKDHHQPYGTAAAMAKVFASETAMKVATEAVQIHGGYGFVKEFHVERMMRDAKITQIYEGTSEIQRIVISRDILK; this is translated from the coding sequence ATGAACTTTGAATTTACCGAAGAACAATTAATGATACGCCAGGCTGCACGCGACTTTGCCCAGAACGTGTTAAAGCCAGGCGTAATAGAACGCGACGAACACCAAAAATTTCCGGCAGAAGAAATAAAGCAGTTAGGCGAACTTGGCTTCTTAGGCATGATGGTATCTCTGCAGTACGGCGGCGGCGGCATGGATGCGATATCTTATGTACTGGCAATGGAAGAGCTATCGAAAGTTGATGCCTCTGCCTCTGTAGTTGTTTCGGTAAATAATTCATTAGTATGCTACGGACTTGAGCAATATGGAACGGAACAACAGAAAGAAAAATATCTTGTGCCTTTAGCCAAAGGCGAAAAGATCGGCGCATTCTGTTTATCTGAGCCAGAAGCCGGTTCTGACGCGACATCGCAACATACTACCGCCATTGACATGGGCGACCATTACCTGCTTAATGGCACCAAGAACTGGATCACAAACGGCGGTTCTGCTTCTACCTATATTGTAATTGCCCAAACAGATACTGCTAAAGAGCATAAGGGTATCAATGCTTTTATTGTTGAAAAAGGCATGCCCGGTTTTACAGTAGGCCCAAAAGAAAATAAAATGGGCATCCGCGGATCAGACACCCATTCATTAATGTTCAGCGATGTTAAAGTGCCTAAAGAGAACCGCATTGGCGAGGATGGCTTTGGCTTCAGCTTCGCGATGAAAACGCTTGAAGGTGGCCGCATAGGTATTGCTGCACAAGCTTTAGGTATTGCTGCGGGCGCCTATGAACTGGCTTTGCAATATTCGAAAGAGCGTAAAACATTTGGCAAACCGATAGCCGAACATCAGGCCATTCAATTTAAACTCGCCGATATGGCCACCGAAATTGAGGCCGCACGCCTGCTATGCCTGCGCGCCGCATGGCTTAAAGACCATCATCAGCCGTATGGAACCGCCGCTGCAATGGCGAAGGTGTTTGCATCAGAAACTGCGATGAAGGTTGCTACCGAGGCTGTACAGATACACGGCGGTTATGGTTTTGTGAAAGAATTTCATGTAGAGCGAATGATGCGCGATGCCAAGATCACACAGATATATGAAGGCACTTCGGAAATTCAACGCATTGTAATTTCGCGCGATATTCTGAAATAA
- a CDS encoding helix-turn-helix domain-containing protein: MLLTDFEYLNNSEEAFKKKVALQIKRLRRQNQVTQERFFSETNINIARLESGKIDIRLDTLRKICYYFDVSLSGFFQGIY, translated from the coding sequence ATGTTATTAACTGATTTTGAGTATCTTAATAACTCAGAAGAGGCGTTTAAAAAGAAAGTCGCACTTCAAATTAAGCGGTTAAGGAGGCAAAACCAAGTCACCCAGGAGCGCTTTTTTAGCGAAACCAACATTAATATTGCACGCTTAGAATCGGGTAAAATAGATATACGATTGGATACTTTACGCAAAATCTGCTACTATTTTGATGTTTCATTATCCGGTTTTTTTCAAGGAATATATTAA